The Halictus rubicundus isolate RS-2024b unplaced genomic scaffold, iyHalRubi1_principal scaffold0025, whole genome shotgun sequence region AATGGGGAACAAAGGCTACAAGTATAAAAAGATTATAGGACCAATGTTTTCGAGGTCGCAAAGCGGAAGGGGAATGAAAGTTCCAACTCGTATGCGTGTGACCAACAATCCGATCGATTACGTGCATTGGGACGATCCGAACGAGCTCGTCGATCGTCTGAAATTGTTAACGTCTTCGACGAGTGCCGGCCATTCCGGTCACAACAACGAAGTAATgtcgataacactgtccaacacgaaaaaaattttgcaatacctgttgggtgattcttatacactttgtcatcctaaaaccgaatctgaaagtagaattgctccatcacgcaacgttttcgaaaaattttggtttttgtaaaaatgcccgattttgatacgaaacgacgtgttacgcaaaaactaaacacgcgagaaagttcaaatttgagtcaagagatagagggggctctcctctacatattcatatagtcaattatatttttatgtacttcctaatagttgtaaatggttgttaaagtttgaaaatgtgccgacgcgggtactttgtacgctctatttttgtatttatatgaaaaatcctttatctagcaggaatttactatacaggaatgcattctacagacatttctggtaaggaaaccattcacgaaaagtatttggttcccttaatgtacgagaaggatcagaaaatgttaattgacagcgtgtgcgcgacgcgttcgcgccagacggccattgcagccttttctcgactcgccagggccgtcgctatgcgtagtcgacgttggtaccactcaagtatgtctttgcttactatgcttaattaaatacatttttttttgtctttttgggtgccaatcattacaaaagattataaaaatacgagttatattcacatgtcattgtggaaatgcttaataaagaaaattgaatacaaaaacttacctatacGTTTAAACTTACTATACCTTTacgatgtaaacaaattaaaaatgtttccgccttgcttgacgcttgttcctggtatcccgattttcaataataagtgtccagcagtaatcagcaagcatcgcacataagtcttttcctttgtaacgtttttccattgttgaaatatcttgatgaaagattaatgctggaactgcattccttgttttgattttaaaataatttcgtcatgaatataacaaaaacagtccggctgatttatacacttccgcgacatTTTATCGAGTTAAtatagttaattaattaattaattgtgtacttcgatcaataaaatcgataaaaatagtcccatttacatagtgtttggacttaatttaatcggaagaatcttgaatgtccattggtattacagttataaagataagacaacaattactgaaaataaaatactccagtcaccgcattgctgtcTTTCCTTTCATTGTAACTATTTTGTAGTCTGTAGGCTGcagtttgtaagaaaatttcgtATGTCTGAGCTCAGTTTCGGTTTGAAATTTGTCGAAGTCAGTCGTGTTAAGCATTTTAAATCTGCATTTCTGCGCGATAAAACGTTATAAAAAActttatagttatttatagtattttagtttttgtacatataatatatgtattttagtaGCTTACGTTAGTAGTGTATTTTAATAGTGtagtgtgcgtgtgtgtattttttatatatatatttatatatttatttattgatattattttacataataCAATGTCGCGAAGGTGTACAAATCTGCCGGACTCTTTCTGTTATATTTGTGGTGAATTTGTTTTAAAATCAAAATGCAGAAATATAACTCCTACATTAAAATTTGcatatgaaaattattttcaatgtaaacttGGGGATCAGGATAAATATTGGGCTCCTCATACTTCCTGCCAGCGTTGTGCCTCGGGTCTTCTAGCGTGGATGAGACGTGATACAAAGCAAATGCCTTTCGCAATACCAATGATATGGACGGAGCCTACAAATCACGTGACagattgttatttttgtttaacCAAAACATGTGGGTTCAAcgcaaaaggaaagaaaaaaatggTGTATCCGAATGTATCTTCTGCTATTCGGCCAGTTATGCATTCGGAAGAATTCCCTGTGCCTAAACCTCCTGCAATGATACCTGAGGCATTTTACTctaccgaagaagaagaaaaacaaaaagaagaaaaaggagaaaaaaagaaggtgaAGAATATACTGCAATTTATTCAAAAGAACCACATTTAATAACGCAGTCAGATCTCAATGATCTCGTAAGAGATTTAAATTTAACGAAAGACCAGGCAGAACTTTTAGGATCGCGACTACAAGAGTGGAATTTATTGGACAATACAACGAAAATCACCTACTTCAGAACCCGGCAGCATACATTGCAGCAATATTTTTGTATGTCCGATGACCTATGCATTTGTAGTGACATAAATTCACTTTCAAGAACATTAGGTTTTGAACATGTTCCAACCGAATGGCGGCTATTTATTGATTCATCGAAATCaagtttaaaagttgtattaCTGCATATAGGAAACATATATCCTTCCATCCCCGTTGCATATTCAACAACAATGAAAGAATGCTATGAATCTATGAAGACTTTATTATGTAAAATcaaatataacaaatataagTGGAAAATTTGTTCAGATTTAAAAGTAATAGCAATATTACTCGGCCTTCAAACCGGATATACAAAATATTGCTGCTTCCTTTGCGAGTGGGATAGCAGAGCAAGAAATCAACATTACCAGAAGAAAGATTGGCCACAacgaaaaaattaattccagcaacaaaaaatataaaacatgaATATCTTGTTGAATCAGAGAACGTGATTTTGCCACCGTTACACATAAAATTAGGCATAATGAAAAATTTTGTCAAAGCTATGGACAAAACTGGGCCTGcattcgaatatttaaaaactaaATTTCCGACGATTTCTGACGCCAAAATAAAAGAAGGCATATTTATTGGACCCCAAATAAGAAAGTTAATTAATGacacaaattttaataaaaaattaaataaattagaaaaacgagtatGGACTTCATTTGTGGAAACAATCGAAAATTTCCTTGGGAAACAAAAATCAGAAAACTATGTATCCATAGTGAATAAACttctgaaaaattgtgaaaagctAGGATGCAACATGTcgttaaaaatgcatttcttgCATTCGCATTTAGACTTTTTTCCTGCAAACCTCGGTGACGTGAGTGATGAACATGGAGAACggtttcatcaagatatttcaactatggaaaaacgttacaaaggaaaagacttatgtgcgattctactttcagattcggttttaggatgacaaagtgtataagaatcacccaacaggtattgcaaaattcgaaaaaagtttaattttgttggacagtgtaatcgaagaacttcgcgaagccggtataattataaattaacgcGTAGGCGCGCTCGTCGAATCAGTGGCGAGTGAAATGTCCGCTGCATGGTTACGACTCGTACGGGAAAAATGTCTATCGACAAATTTGGCATGACGTTTCGCGAAGCGAacaaacgcgacgcgacgaacgTTCATTCGATTTTCTATCCAGCGTTTAAAAGTTTCGTGCGCGACAACGCTATATGTTTGAACAACGATGTTGGCGGGGGTGGCGTTAAATCGTACGATGCGAAAGGTGGGCGGATCGGACGCGTTGCGGAGTCCCGTGCG contains the following coding sequences:
- the LOC143363151 gene encoding uncharacterized protein LOC143363151; this encodes MWVQRKRKEKNGVSESTKNIKHEYLVESENVILPPLHIKLGIMKNFVKAMDKTGPAFEYLKTKFPTISDAKIKEGIFIGPQIRKLINDTNFNKKLNKLEKRLGCNMSLKMHFLHSHLDFFPANLGDVSDEHGERFHQDISTMEKRYKGKDLCAILLSDSVLG